Proteins encoded together in one Nitrospirota bacterium window:
- a CDS encoding Ni/Fe hydrogenase subunit alpha, whose protein sequence is MKNISIDPITRLEGHGKIEIFLNDEGDVANTYFQVPELRGFERFCVGRQAEDMPVITNRICGVCPEAHHMASVKALDMLFGAEPPPAAKKIRELLYMAFYVTDHTTHFYALGGPDFIIGPDAPASERNILGVIRKVGLDIGKQVIDCRSRNHHVIEKLGGRGVHLAGGLPGGWSKSVSEDERKEIEEVAKKNIDFALFSLKIFDDIVLKNQQYLELVTSDVYLHKTYYMGTVDDKNRVNFYDGMIRIVDPEGKEFVKYPAADYMQHIAERVEPWTYLKFPYLKNVGWKGLEDGMDSGVYIATPLSRLNVSDSMATPLAQEHFERMFETFGSRKIDGRYQPIHHRLATHWARLIELLYASERMLELAQDPEITSPDVRRIPQQIVGVGIGSVEAPRGTLTHHYVSDERGVLTSVNLIVGTTNNYAPMSMSIRRAAEKLISRGKIAEEGMLNRIEMAFRLYDPCLSCATHFLPGQMPMKVIIRNSSSEIIRTVQRD, encoded by the coding sequence ATGAAAAATATCAGTATTGATCCGATAACCCGTCTTGAAGGGCATGGCAAGATCGAGATATTTCTCAATGACGAGGGCGATGTTGCCAACACCTATTTTCAGGTACCTGAACTCAGGGGTTTTGAGAGGTTCTGTGTCGGCAGGCAGGCTGAAGATATGCCGGTGATCACGAACAGGATCTGCGGTGTCTGTCCTGAGGCCCACCATATGGCCTCAGTCAAGGCCCTTGATATGCTTTTCGGGGCCGAACCGCCGCCTGCAGCAAAGAAGATAAGGGAACTGCTGTACATGGCCTTTTATGTGACTGATCATACGACTCACTTTTATGCATTAGGCGGTCCTGATTTTATCATTGGCCCAGATGCGCCGGCTTCCGAGAGAAATATCCTCGGTGTGATCAGAAAGGTCGGGCTGGACATCGGGAAACAGGTGATCGACTGCAGGTCACGCAATCATCATGTGATCGAGAAGCTTGGCGGCCGCGGCGTTCATCTTGCCGGAGGACTTCCCGGCGGCTGGTCCAAGTCTGTTTCGGAAGATGAACGGAAAGAGATCGAGGAGGTCGCAAAGAAGAATATTGATTTTGCCCTGTTTTCGCTCAAGATCTTCGACGACATTGTTCTGAAAAATCAGCAGTATCTCGAGCTGGTCACTTCTGATGTCTATCTGCATAAAACCTATTATATGGGCACGGTCGACGATAAGAACCGGGTCAACTTTTATGACGGCATGATCAGGATCGTGGATCCCGAAGGAAAGGAGTTCGTCAAGTATCCTGCTGCTGACTACATGCAGCATATTGCTGAGCGGGTCGAGCCCTGGACCTATTTGAAATTTCCGTACCTGAAAAATGTCGGATGGAAAGGGCTTGAGGACGGCATGGACAGCGGTGTTTACATTGCTACGCCTCTTTCCCGGCTGAATGTTTCCGACTCAATGGCAACCCCGCTTGCCCAGGAGCATTTCGAGCGCATGTTCGAGACCTTTGGTTCAAGAAAAATTGATGGAAGATATCAGCCGATCCATCACCGTCTGGCAACCCATTGGGCGCGGCTGATCGAGCTGCTCTATGCATCCGAGCGTATGCTGGAGCTCGCTCAGGACCCTGAGATAACCTCTCCGGATGTGAGGCGCATCCCTCAGCAGATAGTCGGTGTTGGTATCGGCTCGGTCGAGGCGCCGCGCGGTACGCTTACGCATCACTATGTCAGTGATGAGCGGGGTGTTCTCACCAGCGTGAACCTGATCGTCGGAACAACGAACAACTATGCGCCGATGAGCATGTCGATCAGGCGGGCAGCTGAAAAACTTATTTCCAGGGGCAAGATAGCTGAAGAAGGCATGCTGAACAGGATCGAGATGGCCTTCAGGCTCTATGATCCCTGCCTTTCCTGCGCAACGCATTTTCTGCCGGGGCAGATGCCGATGAAGGTGATCATCCGGAACAGCAGTTCCGAGATTATCAGGACAGTTCAGAGGGACTGA
- a CDS encoding NADH:ubiquinone oxidoreductase has translation MAAKPKLSMYWAASCGGCEIALVNLNEKIIDVDAAFDFMFCPCLLDTKKKDIEALPDKAIAITLFNGAIRTAENEEMAHLLRKKSQVLIAFGSCATEGCIPGLANLHSKDALMKAVYLDNPSIDNPGKIIPQPETKVAEGTLHLPVFFDTVKTLAQVTDVDFFIPGCPPEPHQIWNVVSAVISGAALPPKGSVIGAGRSAVCNECDRKKEDKKIPKLFRTYEIVPEREPCLLDQGLICMGIATRDGCGALCPKVNMPCTGCYGPPEGVLDQGAKMTAALGSIIDIGDTKGISEDEIYQRIDAVLGSIPDYAGMFYKYSLPGSILKGKIS, from the coding sequence ATGGCAGCTAAACCGAAACTGAGCATGTACTGGGCTGCATCCTGCGGCGGCTGCGAAATAGCTCTGGTCAACCTCAACGAAAAGATCATTGACGTGGATGCTGCCTTTGATTTTATGTTCTGCCCCTGTCTGCTTGATACCAAGAAAAAGGATATCGAGGCGCTGCCTGACAAGGCCATAGCGATCACGCTGTTTAACGGCGCTATCCGGACTGCTGAGAATGAGGAGATGGCGCATCTCCTGCGAAAGAAATCCCAGGTTCTGATCGCATTCGGCTCATGCGCGACTGAGGGCTGCATACCTGGGCTTGCCAATCTTCATTCCAAAGACGCTCTGATGAAGGCTGTCTATCTCGATAATCCCTCGATCGATAACCCAGGCAAGATCATTCCTCAGCCCGAGACAAAGGTTGCGGAAGGCACGCTTCACCTCCCTGTCTTTTTTGATACAGTGAAGACCCTTGCACAGGTAACTGATGTTGATTTTTTCATCCCCGGCTGTCCACCGGAACCGCACCAGATATGGAATGTGGTGAGTGCGGTCATCAGCGGCGCTGCGTTGCCGCCTAAAGGCAGTGTCATAGGAGCCGGAAGGTCTGCTGTCTGCAATGAATGCGACAGAAAAAAAGAGGACAAAAAGATACCAAAACTGTTCAGGACATATGAGATCGTTCCGGAAAGAGAGCCCTGTCTTCTCGATCAGGGGCTGATATGCATGGGCATTGCCACGCGCGACGGCTGCGGAGCGCTCTGTCCGAAGGTGAATATGCCCTGCACAGGTTGCTATGGTCCTCCGGAGGGCGTGCTCGATCAGGGGGCTAAAATGACGGCAGCTCTCGGTTCTATCATCGATATCGGCGACACCAAAGGCATATCAGAAGATGAGATCTATCAGAGGATCGATGCGGTCCTCGGCTCGATCCCTGATTACGCCGGTATGTTCTATAAATACAGTCTGCCGGGATCGATACTGAAAGGAAAAATATCATGA